From Neisseria musculi, the proteins below share one genomic window:
- a CDS encoding virulence factor TspB C-terminal domain-related protein, which produces MGSFEFDYAYICNVLRLIRPILITATIITCGFVAYGAVKEL; this is translated from the coding sequence TTGGGCAGCTTTGAATTTGATTATGCCTATATTTGTAATGTCTTACGCTTGATACGCCCGATTTTGATAACCGCCACCATCATTACCTGCGGCTTTGTGGCATACGGCGCGGTTAAGGAGCTTTGA
- a CDS encoding NAD(P)-dependent oxidoreductase, whose translation MKIAVIGATGYVGNAVVQELASRGHEVTAFARNTDKVFQAGNVCAEAADVTAAGFSSRLKGFDAVVSAFNPGWGNPNIGADFTRGAHAIVEAAKAAQVPYLLMVGGAGSLYAAPGLQVIDTPDFPKEIYEGANAARHLLADLQQRNDVNWAFVSPPARLGADAGYSEERTGRYRLGKDDLLMENNDLPAGISVADLAVAIADDVENKAHLHQRFTVSAA comes from the coding sequence ATGAAAATCGCAGTTATCGGCGCAACCGGTTATGTGGGCAACGCTGTGGTGCAGGAGCTAGCTTCGCGCGGCCACGAAGTAACCGCTTTTGCCCGCAACACCGATAAAGTATTTCAGGCCGGCAATGTCTGCGCAGAAGCCGCCGATGTAACCGCCGCTGGCTTCTCTAGCCGTCTGAAAGGCTTCGATGCGGTGGTGAGCGCGTTTAACCCCGGCTGGGGCAACCCCAATATCGGCGCGGATTTTACACGCGGTGCCCATGCTATTGTCGAAGCCGCCAAAGCCGCGCAGGTGCCTTATTTGTTGATGGTCGGCGGCGCGGGCAGCCTCTATGCCGCCCCCGGCCTGCAGGTGATTGATACGCCTGACTTCCCCAAAGAAATCTATGAAGGTGCCAATGCCGCCCGCCATCTGCTGGCCGATTTGCAACAGCGCAACGATGTAAACTGGGCCTTTGTTTCACCGCCTGCCCGCTTGGGTGCCGATGCCGGCTACAGCGAAGAGCGCACCGGCCGCTACCGCTTGGGCAAAGATGATTTGCTGATGGAAAACAACGATCTGCCTGCAGGCATCAGCGTGGCCGACTTAGCCGTCGCCATTGCCGACGATGTGGAGAACAAGGCACACCTGCACCAGCGCTTTACCGTTTCCGCCGCCTGA
- a CDS encoding LysR family transcriptional regulator, with translation MHDIKPLLVFAAVLEQGSMNAAAAALGMTPSAVSQHITRLESLHGVKLLRRSTRRLAPTDAGRALLAHCHRLRHTLADMKTALNNLKTEAAGEVHLAATSGMVGTPMFQTALKRLQREYPDIRPVLHIGDRLIDMQQGGIDIAIRGGEHALDDADLIARHLVSWRWQIFAAPDYLARHPPIERPEQLHRHSWLHFVPVRATLRCAAESYLLDIADSMPCSQLSAVCALTVGGIGLSMQLGGEVRQYVQQGSLEVVLPQWLAPVVNIYAVTSYRVQSAKTEAVLKILQQVSAADDRSVAESGKTTDQAV, from the coding sequence ATGCACGACATCAAACCGCTGTTGGTATTTGCCGCCGTGCTAGAGCAGGGCAGTATGAACGCCGCTGCCGCCGCGCTGGGCATGACGCCTTCCGCGGTCAGCCAGCACATCACCCGCCTGGAAAGCCTGCACGGCGTGAAACTGCTCCGGCGCAGCACCCGCCGCCTGGCGCCCACCGATGCGGGGCGGGCATTGCTGGCGCACTGCCACCGCCTGCGGCACACGCTGGCCGATATGAAAACCGCGCTGAACAATCTGAAAACCGAGGCGGCAGGCGAAGTGCATCTGGCCGCCACCTCCGGCATGGTCGGCACGCCGATGTTTCAGACGGCTTTAAAACGTCTGCAGCGCGAATATCCCGATATCCGCCCCGTGCTGCATATCGGCGACCGCTTAATCGATATGCAGCAGGGCGGCATCGATATTGCCATACGCGGCGGCGAGCATGCGCTTGACGATGCCGACCTGATTGCCCGCCATCTGGTGTCGTGGCGGTGGCAGATTTTCGCCGCCCCCGATTATTTGGCGCGCCATCCGCCGATCGAGCGCCCCGAGCAGCTCCACCGCCACAGCTGGCTGCATTTCGTGCCGGTGCGCGCCACGCTCAGGTGCGCAGCAGAAAGTTATCTGCTCGATATTGCCGACAGTATGCCGTGCAGCCAGCTTTCTGCCGTGTGCGCCCTCACCGTGGGCGGAATAGGGCTGTCGATGCAGCTTGGGGGCGAGGTGCGGCAATATGTGCAGCAGGGCAGCCTTGAAGTAGTGCTGCCGCAGTGGCTGGCACCGGTGGTGAATATTTATGCGGTAACTTCCTATCGTGTGCAGTCGGCCAAAACCGAGGCCGTGTTGAAAATTCTGCAGCAAGTGTCGGCGGCAGACGACCGGAGCGTGGCAGAATCGGGCAAAACTACAGATCAGGCCGTCTGA
- a CDS encoding glycine zipper 2TM domain-containing protein — MKSTIVKAIALLAVAGSLTACESMSRTQRNTATGAVIGGVAGNLIGGDTGSTLGGAALGGVIGSQVNRR, encoded by the coding sequence ATGAAATCAACCATCGTTAAAGCTATTGCTCTGCTCGCCGTTGCCGGCTCGCTCACCGCCTGCGAGAGCATGAGCCGCACCCAACGCAACACTGCCACCGGTGCCGTTATCGGCGGCGTAGCTGGCAATCTGATCGGCGGCGACACCGGCTCCACTCTCGGCGGCGCGGCGTTGGGCGGCGTAATCGGCAGCCAGGTAAACCGCCGCTAA
- a CDS encoding CopD family copper resistance protein, which produces MSVYSVAHIIHLFCAIVFVGGVFFETLVLSAIHSKDVPREARRTVEKAIMRRAVRVMPWVVGSVFLSGLTMAHRYAAAFAAPFSAPFNTQLCLKALLAFGVLAHFLIAIIKMRRNTLTAAWSKYIHLAVFCQMVLIVLLAKTMFYIAW; this is translated from the coding sequence ATGAGCGTTTATTCTGTTGCACATATCATACATTTATTTTGCGCCATCGTTTTTGTGGGCGGCGTTTTCTTTGAAACGCTGGTGTTGTCGGCTATACACAGCAAAGATGTACCGAGGGAGGCGCGCAGAACGGTAGAAAAAGCCATTATGCGGCGGGCGGTGCGGGTGATGCCGTGGGTGGTGGGCAGTGTGTTTCTGTCGGGGTTGACAATGGCACACCGTTATGCTGCCGCATTCGCCGCACCATTTTCCGCCCCGTTCAACACTCAGCTGTGTTTGAAAGCGTTGCTGGCGTTTGGTGTGTTAGCGCACTTTCTGATTGCCATAATCAAAATGCGGCGCAATACACTCACAGCAGCTTGGTCAAAATATATCCATCTGGCGGTATTTTGCCAGATGGTGTTGATTGTGCTTCTGGCGAAAACCATGTTTTATATAGCTTGGTAG
- a CDS encoding phage virion morphogenesis protein, which yields MLEISLDASQLEHGLSQLLKNATDTRPVMRAIATEMVSLTEDNFESEGWGGQKWKRSRRVADNGGKTLQLSGRIAAGISTQIGNGFARIGSNKKYAAIHYFGGKIEAEKKLIDTTIAIESLKSGL from the coding sequence ATGCTTGAAATCAGCTTAGATGCCAGTCAACTCGAACACGGTCTCAGCCAACTGTTGAAAAACGCCACCGACACCCGCCCCGTGATGCGTGCCATCGCTACCGAAATGGTCTCACTCACGGAAGACAACTTCGAAAGTGAGGGCTGGGGTGGGCAAAAATGGAAGAGAAGCCGGCGCGTTGCCGACAACGGCGGCAAAACCCTGCAATTATCCGGCCGGATCGCCGCCGGCATCAGCACCCAGATCGGAAACGGCTTTGCCCGTATCGGCAGTAATAAAAAATATGCCGCCATCCACTACTTCGGCGGTAAAATCGAAGCCGAAAAGAAACTCATCGACACCACCATCGCCATCGAATCCCTCAAAAGCGGCCTTTAA
- a CDS encoding phage head morphogenesis protein has product MNPEDIKAVFGMQPEAAVAYLKQKGHHVSWDWQDMLDDAHATAFTVAKTAKMDVLDDIYSAALKALENGQTLEDFGRELTPVLQAKGWWGRKEVSNPDTGEVQTATLGSPHRLKTIYLTNMQSAYVAGRYAEMMDSADTHPYWQYVAVNNSRTRESHRLLHGKVYAATDPVWDTRYPPLDYRCRCRVKPLSEARGAAKVLPSPKLETITVDIRTNEYTGEERYAQRTGIRINGTFVAPNAGFNANQGKAMLSRMARVAAEKARAVHPDIARTAMKELAADKRFKNSLPKAVLAWVLDLLKG; this is encoded by the coding sequence ATGAACCCCGAAGACATCAAAGCCGTGTTCGGTATGCAGCCCGAGGCCGCCGTGGCCTATCTGAAACAGAAAGGCCATCACGTGTCTTGGGATTGGCAGGATATGCTGGATGATGCCCATGCCACCGCCTTTACTGTCGCCAAAACGGCCAAGATGGATGTGTTGGACGATATATACAGTGCGGCACTCAAAGCATTGGAAAACGGCCAAACATTAGAAGATTTCGGTCGTGAACTGACACCAGTGTTGCAAGCCAAAGGCTGGTGGGGGCGTAAAGAGGTGTCCAATCCCGACACGGGAGAGGTTCAGACGGCCACGCTCGGCAGCCCGCACCGCCTGAAAACCATCTACCTCACCAATATGCAGTCGGCCTACGTGGCCGGACGCTATGCCGAAATGATGGATTCGGCAGACACACACCCGTATTGGCAATATGTGGCCGTCAACAACAGCCGCACCCGCGAAAGCCACCGCCTGCTGCACGGCAAGGTGTACGCCGCCACTGACCCGGTTTGGGATACCCGCTATCCGCCGCTGGATTACCGTTGCCGCTGCCGCGTCAAACCGCTCTCCGAAGCGCGCGGTGCGGCCAAAGTGCTGCCCAGCCCCAAATTGGAAACGATAACGGTCGATATCCGCACCAACGAATACACCGGCGAAGAGCGCTATGCCCAACGCACCGGCATCCGCATCAACGGCACCTTTGTGGCACCCAACGCCGGCTTCAATGCCAATCAGGGCAAAGCCATGCTCAGCCGCATGGCGCGGGTGGCCGCCGAAAAAGCCCGGGCCGTCCACCCCGACATCGCCCGCACCGCCATGAAAGAGCTGGCGGCAGACAAACGTTTTAAAAACAGCCTACCCAAAGCCGTGCTGGCTTGGGTGTTGGATTTACTGAAAGGGTAA
- a CDS encoding DUF935 family protein, whose translation MPYRPDTPPDAGRLNVQGRALTDALVAELKKGETADNLLDRLTAAYPDMDDKALQNELARLIFLSGLVGKIEAAQEMGR comes from the coding sequence ATGCCATACCGACCCGACACTCCCCCCGATGCAGGCCGTCTGAATGTGCAAGGCCGCGCCTTGACCGATGCTTTGGTGGCCGAACTGAAAAAAGGCGAAACCGCCGACAACCTGCTCGACCGTCTGACCGCCGCTTACCCGGATATGGACGACAAAGCCCTGCAAAACGAGCTGGCCAGGCTGATATTTTTATCGGGCCTGGTCGGCAAGATTGAAGCGGCTCAGGAGATGGGCAGATGA